A single window of Culicoides brevitarsis isolate CSIRO-B50_1 chromosome 3, AGI_CSIRO_Cbre_v1, whole genome shotgun sequence DNA harbors:
- the LOC134833879 gene encoding uncharacterized protein LOC134833879 isoform X2, with the protein MLDTHAEKLLNCRPLGIIFFTILIVFSYKQLYPKARLQIPHEVQKSFATLTKNFAELRKEKPGAFCLVVSGGLVTLAVAGHYILGVWLVLVTLIAIILLCAKYNVIIVHDNIIDEKSKEELATEDTGEISKDPPWSRANEYEIPDEFLPDVSDEMNISLLQKVAEDADVSSYYLYKDNSNKNADKEDSDSEVPSDLLLTSDKIPEIEDEEMTHPSSGLSPLDSPLDIELPRNDIKVSYDPFSEGIEFRNQRDFNDGSSDSDDSISRGLNFQDVSLPDGSRSGPKDNKQTKDGSSQKSSQIYVPSKMSSSSSQQPEELEPKNNSPNWNIVNNLWDAVNSSVAPLQPTVISAGNVSRLQIQRKSVNAELSSDESDFELLDSEDLNINT; encoded by the exons ATGTTAGACACACATGCAGAAAaact GCTCAACTGTCGTCCATTgggaataatattttttacgatattaattgtattttcatacaaacaaTTGTATCCAAAAGCCAGACTACAGATCCCTCATGAGGTCCAAAAAAGTTTCGCAActctcactaaaaattttgctgagtTACGGAAGGAAAAGCCAGGTGCTTTTTGTTTAGTCGTCAGTGGTGGTTTAGTAACTCTTGCAGTGGCTGGTCATTACATTTTAGGAGTGTGGCTTGTTCTAGTGACGCTGATTGCAATAATATTGCTTTGTGCGAAATATAATGTTATTATTGTACATGATAATATCATTGATGAGAAATCCAAAGAGGAGCTTGCTACTGAAGATACGG gtgaaaTCAGCAAAGATCCTCCTTGGAGCCGTGCAAATGAGTATGAAATTCCGGATGAATTTCTTCCTGACGTTAGTGACGAAATGAACATATCGCTCTTGCAGAAAGTGGCTGAAGATGCTGATGTTAGTAGTTACTATTTGTACAAGGAtaactcaaataaaaatgcagACAAAGAAGATAGTGATTCGGAAGTACCATCTGACTTGCTCCTGACGTCTGACAAAATTCCTGAAATCGAAGACGAAGAAATGACCCATCCTTCATCTGGCTTAAGCCCCTTGGATAGTCCTTTGGACATCGAATTGCCTCGCAATGATATTAAAGTATCGTATGATCCCTTTTCTGAAGGCATTGAATTTAGGAATCAGCGTGATTTCAATGATGGATCTTCAGACAGCGATGACTCGATATCTCGTGGATTAAATTTCCAGGATGTTTCATTACCCGATGGATCCCGCAGTGGTCCAAAggataacaaacaaacaaaggaTGGTAGTTCACAAAAATCCAGTCAGATATACGTCCCATCGAAAATGTCTTCAAGCTCTAGTCAGCAACCGGAAGAGTTGGAACCAAAAAATAACTCTCCTAACTGGAATATCGTTAATAATTTGTGGGATGCTGTAAATAGCAGTGTTGCACCGCTGCAACCTACAGTAATATCTGCAGGCAATGTAAGCCGCTTGCAAATACAACGTAAAAGTGTAAATGCAGAATTGTCGTCTGACGAGAGCGACTTTGAACTCCTTGACAGTGAAGACTTGAATATCAACACTTAA
- the LOC134833879 gene encoding uncharacterized protein LOC134833879 isoform X1, producing the protein MISNEVKIQAGSILSIASLLIWLNCRPLGIIFFTILIVFSYKQLYPKARLQIPHEVQKSFATLTKNFAELRKEKPGAFCLVVSGGLVTLAVAGHYILGVWLVLVTLIAIILLCAKYNVIIVHDNIIDEKSKEELATEDTGEISKDPPWSRANEYEIPDEFLPDVSDEMNISLLQKVAEDADVSSYYLYKDNSNKNADKEDSDSEVPSDLLLTSDKIPEIEDEEMTHPSSGLSPLDSPLDIELPRNDIKVSYDPFSEGIEFRNQRDFNDGSSDSDDSISRGLNFQDVSLPDGSRSGPKDNKQTKDGSSQKSSQIYVPSKMSSSSSQQPEELEPKNNSPNWNIVNNLWDAVNSSVAPLQPTVISAGNVSRLQIQRKSVNAELSSDESDFELLDSEDLNINT; encoded by the exons atgatttcgAATGAAGTGAAAATCCAAGCTGGCTCGATATTGAGCATTGCAAGTCTCTTGATTTG GCTCAACTGTCGTCCATTgggaataatattttttacgatattaattgtattttcatacaaacaaTTGTATCCAAAAGCCAGACTACAGATCCCTCATGAGGTCCAAAAAAGTTTCGCAActctcactaaaaattttgctgagtTACGGAAGGAAAAGCCAGGTGCTTTTTGTTTAGTCGTCAGTGGTGGTTTAGTAACTCTTGCAGTGGCTGGTCATTACATTTTAGGAGTGTGGCTTGTTCTAGTGACGCTGATTGCAATAATATTGCTTTGTGCGAAATATAATGTTATTATTGTACATGATAATATCATTGATGAGAAATCCAAAGAGGAGCTTGCTACTGAAGATACGG gtgaaaTCAGCAAAGATCCTCCTTGGAGCCGTGCAAATGAGTATGAAATTCCGGATGAATTTCTTCCTGACGTTAGTGACGAAATGAACATATCGCTCTTGCAGAAAGTGGCTGAAGATGCTGATGTTAGTAGTTACTATTTGTACAAGGAtaactcaaataaaaatgcagACAAAGAAGATAGTGATTCGGAAGTACCATCTGACTTGCTCCTGACGTCTGACAAAATTCCTGAAATCGAAGACGAAGAAATGACCCATCCTTCATCTGGCTTAAGCCCCTTGGATAGTCCTTTGGACATCGAATTGCCTCGCAATGATATTAAAGTATCGTATGATCCCTTTTCTGAAGGCATTGAATTTAGGAATCAGCGTGATTTCAATGATGGATCTTCAGACAGCGATGACTCGATATCTCGTGGATTAAATTTCCAGGATGTTTCATTACCCGATGGATCCCGCAGTGGTCCAAAggataacaaacaaacaaaggaTGGTAGTTCACAAAAATCCAGTCAGATATACGTCCCATCGAAAATGTCTTCAAGCTCTAGTCAGCAACCGGAAGAGTTGGAACCAAAAAATAACTCTCCTAACTGGAATATCGTTAATAATTTGTGGGATGCTGTAAATAGCAGTGTTGCACCGCTGCAACCTACAGTAATATCTGCAGGCAATGTAAGCCGCTTGCAAATACAACGTAAAAGTGTAAATGCAGAATTGTCGTCTGACGAGAGCGACTTTGAACTCCTTGACAGTGAAGACTTGAATATCAACACTTAA
- the LOC134833881 gene encoding tRNA methyltransferase 10 homolog A — MNTEQTKTESKDCIASTNTPKLSNRQLKKLKKYEEQRKTLMARRIRHRKRLKARKASGEKVGTSRKFLKSNKVDMEKSKISFAIDLDFEDLMIDRDLANCCKQLGRVYAINRRSTTPCPLWLTSLKPNSRTDIQLQKNNYKSWDIEHTPESYLNIGFQKDKIVYLTSESDTILNQLEENTIYVIGGLVDHNFHKGICFKRAQEAGVRTAKLPLSEFIDIKTRTVLTINHVFEIISKVVEGVNWQDAILSVLPPRKRAIAKEKPEDTNDNELTNLPSNKENHTD; from the exons ATGAATACGGAACAGACAAAAACTGAATCTAAAGATTGTATTGCTTCAACAAACACACCAAAGCTTTCCAATAggcaattaaaaaa gttaaaaaaatatgaggaaCAACGTAAAACATTAATGGCTAGAAGAATTAGACACCGTAAACGTCTGAAGGCACGAAAGGCTAGCGGAGAAAAAGTTGGCACTTCACGTAAATTTCTGAAAAGCAATAAAGTGGACATGGAAAAgagtaaaatttcatttgccATAGACTTAGATTTTGAGGATTTGATGATAGATAGAGACCTTGCTAATTGTTGTAAACAATTAGGAAGGGTATATGCTATCAATAGACGGTCAACCACTCCATGTCCTCTTTGGCTGACATCCTTGAAACCCAATTCTCGCACTGACAtacaactacaaaaaaataattataaaagttgGGATATTGAACATACGCCGGAATCTTATCTTAATATTGGCTTTCAGAAAGACAAAATTGTTTATCTTACATCAGAATCAGacacaattttaaatcaactaGAGGAAAATACTATTTATGTAATTGGAGGCTTAGTTGaccataattttcataaag GAATATGCTTTAAAAGGGCACAAGAAGCCGGCGTAAGGACTGCAAAACTGCCACTAAGCGAATTCATAGATATTAAGACACGAACTGTCCTCACTATAAATCATG tgttTGAAATCATATCTAAGGTAGTAGAGGGAGTTAATTGGCAAGATGCAATTCTTTCAGTGCTCCCACCACGAAAAAGAGCCATTGCTAAAGAAAAGCCAGAGGATACTAATGACAATGAATTAACAAATCTGCCTTCCAATAAAGAAAATCATACAGACTAA
- the LOC134833831 gene encoding uncharacterized protein LOC134833831, which translates to MKSCYIANCDKSCDFDNSRSLFMVPTAPEAIALWKAVVPENRRPLTKGDKLCHRHFQESDIERYFEHTINGETFQMLRDRPRLSKTAVPSLNLHIVLGEKDSTKRKDDRQNPAKKKKNQITEEDIQSISKSNGSIENKTENIIIEFEKTNAKFTRATEGKSANCTSNVKESCEKINQQKRKDFEALYEEVFAVQLPSQLWGIHRCPEMRFIAFSRFDAESLRTDLVVYISDLWEYTVSFKGLNVKQKCLSAMTEDSITVLLDEVDSARYYLNDKCDKVHVKRKYIKNF; encoded by the exons atGAAAAGTTGTTACATAGCGAATTGTGACAAAAGTTGTGATTTCGATAACAGCAGAAGCTTATTTATGGTACCAACG GCGCCAGAAGCTATTGCACTATGGAAGGCTGTTGTACCGGAGAACAGAAGACCTTTGACAAAAGGCGACAAACTTTGCCACAGACATTTCCAGGAGTCGGATATAGAAAGATATTTTGAGCATACTATCAATGGAGAGACa TTTCAGATGTTGCGAGATAGACCGCGATTAAGTAAAACTGCTGTTCCATCTTTGAATTTGCATATTGTGCTAGGAGAAAAAGATTCTACAAAGAGGAAGGATGACCGTCAAAATCCTGCAAAAAAG AAGAAAAACCAAATAACTGAAGAGGATATTCAATCAATTTCTAAAAGCAATGGTTCTATCgaaaataaaactgaaaacataattattgaatttgaaaagACAAATGCTAAATTTACGAGAGCAACAGAAGGAAAATCTGCAAACTGTACATCTAACGTAAAGGAATCAtgtgaaaaaatcaatcaacaaAAACGCAAAGATTTTGAAGCTTTGTACGAAGAAGTCTTTGCAGTTCAATTACCTTCACAACTTTG GGGAATTCATCGATGTCCTGAAATGAGATTTATAGCGTTTTCGCGTTTTGATGCGGAGAGTTTAAGAACTGATCTAGTTGTTTATATTTCTGATCTCTGGGAGTACACTGTATCATTTAAAGGATTGAACGTAAAACAGAAATGTCTTTCTGCAATGACAGAAGATTCAATAACAGTACTGCTAGATGAAGTTGATAGTGCTAGATACTATCTTAATGATAAATGCGATAAAGTACATGTTAAACGAAAATacatcaagaatttttaa
- the LOC134833829 gene encoding p21-activated protein kinase-interacting protein 1-like — translation MEEVYEVIVGIYEGYVCGYKLLVDKTSKIPTVQISKTFAGPLHTQSVRALATGSHYLASGGADDRVRVYDLKKRQEIRELLHHSGTVNSVVFVDNANYLITGGADGKIAFINTKKWQLDKVWEKAHKGGVTCISVHPEESLALSVGTDLVLKSWNLVNGRNIYTTNLKNKAQYGGNVENIRWSPNGDNFAITGARFVEVFSLDTGNVIKSHKLENRVTDLCWIGDADILVGQDSGEMFFFNIENDESNTIPAHDSRLKAMYYVEGLLATVSSAGDLSIWNISEDYTEITQLREYSLECRPTSLCIIETSKLGLSIDNYAEDYTKPNIEHDTDAEYMVNKSTAEEDRVIIEYENEIQPTMKGKQKHNSKRMEQSQEEAFKQEENFKGQNKLKVIEEMKSKGDIVNSKKTTTKKSKKKKLSNLSSMDFEITDDIEDCNDKKRTLEKESTTTSYKTSVKRNTMLSKSLTKKSKTNFKKQRKSL, via the exons ATGGAAGAGGTCTATGAGGTCATAGTTGGAATTTATGAGGGATATGTGTGTGGTTATAAGTTGTTGGTTGACAAAACG TCAAAGATACCAACTGTTCAGATATCTAAAACATTTGCTGGTCCTCTGCACACACAATCTGTTCGAGCATTAGCGACAGGAAGTCATTATTTGGCAAGTGGCGGAGCTGATGATCGAGTTCGTGTGTATGATTTGAAAAAACGACAGGAAATACGAGAGCTTTTACATCATTCAGGCACAGTGAACTCAGTAGTTTTTGTAGATAATGCAAACTATTTGATAACGGGTGGAGCAGATGGCAAGATTGCTTTTATTAACACGAAAAAGTGGCAGCTCGACAAGGTTTGGGAAAAAGCTCATAAAGGAGGAGTAACGTGCATCAGCGTCCATCCAGAAGAAAGTCTAGCGCTGTCTGTTGGAACGGACCTAGTTCTAAAATCATGGAATTTGGTAAATGGCCGCAACATTTATACGACGAATTTAAAGAACAAAGCCCAATACGGCGGAAATGTCGAAAATATACGATGGTCACCTAATGGAGATAATTTTGCTATTACGGGAGCAAGATTTGTGGAAGTTTTTAGCCTGGACACAGGAAATGTCATCAAGTCTCACAAACTGGAAAATCGTGTCACAGATTTGTGTTGGATAGGAGATGCTGATATATTAGTAGGACAAGACAGTGGCGaaatgttcttttttaatatagaaaATGACGAAAGTAACACGATTCCCGCTCACGACTCACGTCTAAAGGCCATGTACTATGTTGAAGGCTTATTAGCTACCGTATCTAGTGCTGGAGATCTAAGTATTTGGAACATTTCGGAAGACTATACAGAAATAACTCAGTTGCGTGAATACAGCTTAGAATGCAGACCAACTTCTTTATGTATAATAGAAACATCTAAATTAGGTTTGAGTATTGATAATTATGCTGAAGATTATACTAAACCTAATATAGAGCATGATACAGATGCTGAGTATATGGTAAACAAAAGTACAGCAGAAGAAGACCGAGTCATCATTGAGTACGAAAATGAGATTCAACCCACAATGAAAGGGAAACAAAAACACAATTCAAAACGAATGGAACAAAGCCAAGAGGAAGCAttcaaacaagaagaaaattttaaaggtcaaaataaattaaaagtgattGAGGAAATGAAGTCAAAAGGCGACATCGTGAATTCCAAAAAAACTACAACTAAGaaatctaaaaagaaaaaactttcaaatctaTCCTCCATGGATTTTGAAATTACAGACGACATTGAGGAttgtaatgacaaaaaaagaacgTTGGAAAAAGAAAGCACGACCACATCTTACAAAACATCAGTTAAGCGAAATACTATGCTTAGCAAatcattaactaaaaaatctaaaacaaactttaaaaaacaacgaaaaagttTGTAG
- the LOC134833830 gene encoding uncharacterized protein LOC134833830, producing the protein MTPDLKTLKEDIRAILISSKNGLSISQLEKDYNKINGENIMYFSYGFTSMIDFLKSISDVVSLRGYGNHILLYPVITKATEHINYMVQKQRKSSQKQHRFHYKAFESLRNHTNSCLDEPLSGLDNSFTSNTSDERATELSDFEDDAFFGHYPPNAMRHVDEIVKNCSITEEVEPNEGYYPIRITYIQTPYKLYFQLKNIRFEKANNALQQYYESLDESDFVLNEIDIRKTRVCVAKFEGKWHRAEIVSEELDGEDCCKVFCFDYGEVKLVNRKSLKYLLKDFGSFSRQAYRGKIAYIQPKGIRWSRMCTQKLKDFVHGIWIYGKLEYYSLEECCHYISLFHTYTSQDINVKDYLISNCTDVLESSDVKGKQSRALAIPTFKMLEQGFGTNKELID; encoded by the exons ATGACTCCAGatttaaaaaccttaaaaGAAGATATCAGAGCAATATTAATCTCTTCGAAAAACGGATTGTCCATATCTCAACTTGAAAAGGATTATAAC aaaattaatggGGAAAATATAATGTATTTTTCTTATGGATTTACTTCAATGATTGATTTTCTCAAGTCTATATCGGATGTCGTTTCTCTCAGGGGTTATGGGAATCATATCTTATTGTATCCCGTTATTACAAAAGCGACAGAGCATATTAACTATATGGtacaaaaacaacgaaaatcaTCGCAGAAACAACATCGATTTCATTACAAAGCTTTTGAATCTTTGAGAAACCACACAAATTCATGCCTTGACGAACCACTTTCTGGACTTGATAATTCATTCACAAGTAACACTTCTGATGAACGAGCGACGGAACTATCTGATTTTGAAGATGACGCATTCTTCGGACACTACCCTCCAAATGCTATGAGGCACGTAGATGAAATTGTTAAGAATTGCAGTATAACCGAAGAAGTAGAACCAAACGAAGGATATTACCCAATTCGAATTACTTACATTCAAACTCCTTATAAACTGTATTTCCAACTTAAGAACATCCGTTTTGAGAAAGCAAACAATGCACTCCAACAATATTATGAAAGCTTAGATGAAAGTGATTTTGTACTTAATGAAATAGACATCCGCAAAACCCGTGTTTGTGTGGCAAAATTTGAAGGGAAATGGCATCGAGCGGAAATCGTGTCTGAAGAGCTAGATGGTGAGGATTGCTGTAAAGTATTCTGTTTCGATTACGGAGAAGTCAAACTAGTGAACCGAAAATCACTAAAATACCTGCTAAAAGATTTTGGTAGCTTTTCTCGACAGGCTTATCGTGGAAAAATTGCTTACATTCAGCCAAAAGGTATTCGATGGTCTCGTATGtgtactcaaaaattaaaagatttcgTGCACGGTATCTGGATTTACGGAAAATTAGAATATTATAGTTTAGAAGAATGTTGTCATTACATTAGTCTGTTTCATACTTACACAAGCCAAGATATTAATGTAAAGGACTATCTAATCTCCAATTGTACTGATGTCTTAGAATCGTCCGATGTAAAAGGAAAACAAAGCAGGGCACTTGCCATTCCAACGTTTAAAATGTTAGAACAAGGTTTTGGAACAAATAAGGAACTTATTGATTAA